One genomic region from Yarrowia lipolytica chromosome 1C, complete sequence encodes:
- a CDS encoding uncharacterized protein (Compare to YALI0C16863g, similar to Saccharomyces cerevisiae ACA1 (YER045C) and CST6 (YIL036W); ancestral locus Anc_7.211, weakly similar to uniprot|P35732 Saccharomyces cerevisiae YKL054c) produces MSKADSTSPTARKTSVSSQDSVGTRKTTFDLEPNPFEQSFAAPDDDKKRHGAPRLSHSRNASMDNNPHKSPKLTPLARVFTPGGNRILPPLSEIAQSGSGTNTPSAGISGFETGPLSPAIFLQKPQNGGTPAGFPGWNAGTPGAQSPGAFSSLVSSLRHRSFAESGIRSGLTPGGQLTPISAAAAVAAQQDGKTTPGGLSALFNLDTPEEQKAKPVPAQTAPAQTVPSQQPPQGAQAAQPPQPSQGVQAAAAAASTAPAAKGKKGGKKREKKDKASPDEPKEPLPPAKKRKKTKTEIKQEEEEAAAMAASETGPDGEPMDEEEKRKCFLERNRVAALKCRQRKKQWLANLEAKVEFYASENDNLNQQIARLRDQVKGLKSIVLDFKNGNGAKIPAATLDEVLNTNIVINNVPAPVPIPQVPTIPQPGVQQVQQMPPQQQVPQQQVPQQQMAQQQMAQQQMAQQQMSQQQVPPQQQVPQQQQQQQMPPQQVPQQMSQQVPQQVPQQQQMPLDGMQNVPQNAHANHHQPMMMGQPIEHGPVGGAQDGTQMMGIAMQAGGMMPPPNPEEGDRQQGIPQPLYM; encoded by the coding sequence ATGTCCAAAGCAGACTCCACCTCTCCTACGGCCCGAAAAACGTCAGTGTCTTCGCAGGACTCGGTTGGCACTCGCAAAACGACCTTTGACCTTGAACCCAATCCGTTCGAGCAGTCGTTTGCGGCGCCCGACGATGACAAGAAACGCCATGGAGCTCCTCGACTCTCGCACTCCCGAAATGCGTCTATGGACAACAACCCCCACAAGTCGCCTAAACTGACTCCTCTGGCTAGAGTATTCACCCCGGGAGGCAACCGGATCCTGCCTCCGCTCTCCGAGATTGCCCAGAGCGGATCTGGCACCAACACCCCTTCTGCGGGCATTTCTGGATTCGAAACAGGCCCTCTGTCGCCAGCAATTTTCCTGCAAAAACCACAAAATGGAGGCACCCCAGCAGGATTCCCCGGATGGAATGCTGGCACACCCGGAGCACAATCTCCAGGTGCGTTCTCATCACTCGTGTCGTCCCTCAGACATAGAAGCTTTGCCGAGAGCGGCATTCGGTCAGGTCTGACCCCTGGAGGCCAACTGACTCCTATTTCGGCTGCCGCAGCAGTTGCAGCCCAACAGGACGGCAAAACTACCCCAGGGGGCCTCTCTGCGCTCTTCAATCTCGATACCCCTGAAGAGCAGAAAGCCAAACCTGTTCCTGCTCAGACCGCCCCGGCTCAGACAGTCCCTTCACAACAACCCCCTCAGGGAGCACAGGCTGcccaacctcctcaaccaTCGCAAGGAGtccaggctgctgctgctgctgcctccaCTGCTCCAGCTGCCAAGGGCAAAAAGGGAGGAAAGAAACGAGAGAAAAAGGACAAGGCTTCCCCTGACGAGCCAAAGGAACCTTTGCCACCCGCTaagaagcgaaagaagacaaAGACAGAAATCAaacaggaggaagaggaggccGCTGCTATGGCAGCCTCCGAAACTGGGCCCGACGGAGAGCccatggacgaggaggaaaaacGAAAATGTTTCCTGGAGCGAAACCGGgtggctgctctcaagtGCCGACAGCGAAAGAAGCAGTGGCTGGCAAACCTGGAGGCAAAGGTGGAGTTCTATGCCAGTGAAAACGACAACTTGAACCAGCAGATTGCACGACTCAGAGACCAGGTCAAGGGCCTGAAGAGCATCGTTTTGGACTTTAAGAATGGCAATGGAGCCAAAATTCCGGCTGCAACGCTCGATGAGGTGCTGAACACAAACATTGTCATTAATAATGTTCCTGCTCCTGTACCCATTCCCCAAGTCCCTACAATTCCTCAACCTGGGGTTCAGCAGGTCCAACAGATGCCTCCCCAACAACAGGTCCCGCAGCAGCAAGTCCCCCAACAACAGATGGCTCAGCAGCAAATGGctcaacagcagatggcccagcagcagatgtCTCAGCAACAggttcctcctcaacagcaagttccccagcagcagcagcagcagcaaatgCCACCTCAGCAGGTGCCTCAGCAAATGTCTCAGCAAGTGCCTCAGCAGGTtccccagcaacaacaaatGCCTCTGGATGGTATGCAGAACGTCCCGCAGAACGCCCACGCCAACCACCATCAGCCAATGATGATGGGCCAACCTATAGAACATGGTCCCGTTGGCGGTGCGCAGGATGGAACACAGATGATGGGCATCGCTATGCAGGCTGGAGGAATGATGCCGCCTCCTAACCCGGAGGAGGGAGATAGACAGCAGGGTATCCCCCAACCGTTGTATATGTAA